Within Massilia litorea, the genomic segment CAGGGCCAGAGCGCGGACCGCACGGCGCTCGACTTCATCGCCGACCGGGTCGAAGGCAACCTGCTGGCCGCGCACCAGGAAATCCAGAAGCTGGGCCTGCTGCACGAGCCGGGCAAGCTGAGTTTCGAGCAGGTGCAGGATGCGGTGCTGAACGTGGCGCGCTATGACGTGTTCAAATTGTCGGAAGCGATGCTGATGGGCGACCCCTCCCGTCTGGCGCGCATGCTCGAGGGTTTGAAAGGGGAGGGCGAAGCCTTGCCGCTGGTGTTGTGGGCCGTCTCCGAAGAAATCCGCACGCTGTTAAAATTGAAGGCCGGGATGGCGCAGGGGCGGCCGCTCGGCGCGATGCTGAAGGAATACCGCATCTGGGGACCGCGCGAACGGATGATGGATCCGGCCCTGCGGCGCATCTCCCTGAGTACGCTGGAGGCGGCGCTGCAGGAGGCGGCGCAGGTCGACAAGATGGTCAAGGGTTTACGGGCCAGAGCCTTTGCGGGCGATGCCTGGGATGCGATGTTGCAGCTGGCCTTGAAGGTGGCCAGGTAGGGTGGGTATTCATGCCCACGCGGTACGACGTCGGCATACTGCATCATCTGTTTCATACTTTGCGCTGCATCCTCCCGCTAACCCAACGCTCAACGCAACTGGAATCGACACGATGGACATCACCGACTACATGCACACGCTGGGCCGCCAGGCCCGCGCCGCTTCGCGTGCGATGGCGCGCGCCGACGGCGCCACCCGCAACCGCGCGCTGATCCTGATCGCCGAGGCCATCGAACGCGAGGCCGCGCAGCTGTCCGCCGCCAACGGGCTCGACCTCGACGCCGCGCGCGCCGCCGGCCTGGCGCCGGCGCTGCTCGACCGCCTGGCCCTGTCGCCGTCCGCGATTGCGACCATGGTCGAAGGCCTGCGCCAGATCGCTACCTTGCCGGACCCGATCGGCGAGATCTCGAACATGAAGTCGCGCCCGAGCGGCATCCAGGTCGGCCAGATGCGCGTGCCGCTGGGCGTGATCGGCATCATCTACGAAGCGCGCCCCAACGTGACGGTCGATGCGGCCGGCCTGTGCATCAAGAGCGGCAACGCGGCGATCTTGCGCGGCGGCTCGGAAGCGATCCACTGCAACCGCGCGCTGGCGAAACTCGTCACCGAAGGTCTGAGCAAGGCCGGCCTGCCGCTGGAAGCGGTGCAGGTGGTCAACACGACCGACCGCGCCGCCGTCGGCACCCTGATCACGATGCCGCAGTATGTCGACGTCATCGTGCCGCGCGGCGGCAAGGGCCTGATCGCGCGCCTGATCGAAGAGGCCACGGTCCCGATGATCAAGCACCTTGACGGCATCTGCCACGTCTACATCGACGACAAGGCCGACATCGCGAAAGCGCTGCCGATCGCCTTCAACGCCAAATGCCACCGCTACGGCACGTGTAATACGATGGAAACGCTGCTGGTCGCCCGTTCGGTGGCGCCGACAGTCCTGCCGCAGCTCGCTGAGCTCTACAAGACGAAGGAAGTCGAGTTGCGCGCCGATGACGAGGCGCGCGCGATCCTGGCCGGCTACCCGCACCTGACTGCCGCCGTCGAGGAAGACTGGAGCACCGAATACCTGGCCCCGATCCTTGCCGTGAAGGTCGTCGCTGGCATCGAGGAGGCGATGGACCACATCGACCGCTACTCGTCGAAGCACACCGAAGCCATCGTCACCGAAGACTACAGCGCGGCCTTGCGTTTCCTGCGCGAAGTCGACTCGGCTTCGGTGATGGTGAACGCCTCGACCCGCTTTGCCGACGGTTTTGAATATGGCCTGGGCGCCGAGATCGGGATCTCGAACGACAAGCTGCATGCGCGCGGTCCGGTCGGGCTGGAAGGGCTGACTTCCCTGAAATACGTGGTGTTCGGCCACGGCGAAGTACGCAACTAAGCATAAGAACAACTACAGGAACCCCATGTACCTCTGGATCAAGGCCTTCCACATCGTCTTCATCGCCTCCTGGTTCGCCGGCCTGTTCTACCTGCCGCGCATCTACGTCAACCTGGCGCAGGAAACCGACGCCGCCGCGAGCACCCGCCTGCTCGGCATGGCGCGCCGCCTGTACCGTTTTACGTCGATGCTGGCGCTTCCGGCGCTGCTGCTGGGCCTCTGGTTATGGCTGGGCTTTGACATCAAGGGCGGCTGGCTGCATGCGAAACTGGCGCTGGTGCTACTCGCGATCGGCTACCATCATGCCTGCGGCTCGATCTTGAAGAAATTCGAGGCCGGCGTGAACCAGCGCAGTCATAAATGGTTCCGCTGGTTTAACGAGGTGCCGGTGGTGTTGCTGACGCTGATCGTGATCCTGGTGGTCGTCAAGCCGTTTTAATGTTCGACCGAGAGGTCATCCGCGAGACGCATCCGTGCGTTGGCCGCCGCATAACGTAGGGTGGGCTCCGCCCACGCGGTTCACCGCATGACCACCGTCGGCTCGTCCGCAAGAACGCACCGCACAAGAACCAACCGGCCGGCAGCGCAGGCGCTCCCGGCTTTTACTTTTTTAATCAACGGACAAAGGGTACCCCCATGACCTCCTATTTTTGCCCCTGCCCCCGCGGCATGGAAGCGGCACTCGCCGAAGAACTCACTGAAATCGCGGCCGCCCACAGCCCCACCCTGAAAGTCCACAACCAGGTCCCCGGCGGCGTGCACTGCTCCGGTACCCTGGTCGACGCCTACCGCGTCAACCTGCACTCGCGCATCGCCTCAAGGGTGCTGATGCGCATGGGCCAGCGCAGCTACAACAACGAAAACGACATCTACGACCTGGTGCTCGAGCAGCCCTGGGAAGACTGGTTCGGCGTCGAGCACACGATCCGCGTCGACGTCACCGCCGTGAAGTCGCCGTTGAAAAGCCTCGAGTTCACGACCCTGAAAATCAAGGACGCGATCTGCGACCGCTTCCGCGACATGTTCAACAAGCGGCCGTCGGTCGACACGCGCGAGCCGGACATGCGCATCGTCGGCTTCCTCGACCAGCGCAATTTCATCATCTACCTCGACACCTCGGGCGAGGCGCTCTTCAAGCGCGGCTGGCGCGAAGAGACGGGCGACGCGCCGCTGCGCGAGAACCTGGCCGCCGGCATGCTGCGCGTCTCGGGCTGGAAGCCGGGCGTTCCCCTGTTCGACCCGATGTGCGGTTCGGGCACGATCCTGATCGAGGCGGCGCAAATGGTGCAGGGCATCCCGGCCGGCGCCCGCCGCCACTTCGCCTTCGAAAAATTCCATGACTTCGAGCGCGAAGCCTGGCAAGAGATGAAGGCCGCCATCAAAGCCAATCCGCTGCCGGGCGAGCCGACCATCTTCGGCTCCGACATCTCGGGCGACATGGTGGAAATGACCCGCCACAACCTGAAAATAGCCGGCATCCAGTTCGACGTGCCCTTGAAGCAGATCGAAGCGCAGCACGTCAGTCCACCGGTCGACGGTCCCGGCATCCTGCTGACCAATCCGCCCTATGGCGAGCGGATCGGCGTGCGCGGCGACTCGACGATGGCGCCGGACGAGATGGCGGTGTCCTTCTATTCCGCGCTCGGCACCACGCTCAAG encodes:
- the holA gene encoding DNA polymerase III subunit delta, which produces MQLRPEALEPHLAKGLAPLYVITSDEHLLALEAADKIRRAARAAGHTERDVLTVERTFKWGELLAANQALSLFGDKKLIELRIPSGKPGKDGSAALQAYAKDLSPDNLTLITLPKLDWQTAKASWVASLQQAAVYIEIPNVERAQLPGWIGQRLSAQGQSADRTALDFIADRVEGNLLAAHQEIQKLGLLHEPGKLSFEQVQDAVLNVARYDVFKLSEAMLMGDPSRLARMLEGLKGEGEALPLVLWAVSEEIRTLLKLKAGMAQGRPLGAMLKEYRIWGPRERMMDPALRRISLSTLEAALQEAAQVDKMVKGLRARAFAGDAWDAMLQLALKVAR
- a CDS encoding glutamate-5-semialdehyde dehydrogenase: MDITDYMHTLGRQARAASRAMARADGATRNRALILIAEAIEREAAQLSAANGLDLDAARAAGLAPALLDRLALSPSAIATMVEGLRQIATLPDPIGEISNMKSRPSGIQVGQMRVPLGVIGIIYEARPNVTVDAAGLCIKSGNAAILRGGSEAIHCNRALAKLVTEGLSKAGLPLEAVQVVNTTDRAAVGTLITMPQYVDVIVPRGGKGLIARLIEEATVPMIKHLDGICHVYIDDKADIAKALPIAFNAKCHRYGTCNTMETLLVARSVAPTVLPQLAELYKTKEVELRADDEARAILAGYPHLTAAVEEDWSTEYLAPILAVKVVAGIEEAMDHIDRYSSKHTEAIVTEDYSAALRFLREVDSASVMVNASTRFADGFEYGLGAEIGISNDKLHARGPVGLEGLTSLKYVVFGHGEVRN
- a CDS encoding CopD family protein; this translates as MYLWIKAFHIVFIASWFAGLFYLPRIYVNLAQETDAAASTRLLGMARRLYRFTSMLALPALLLGLWLWLGFDIKGGWLHAKLALVLLAIGYHHACGSILKKFEAGVNQRSHKWFRWFNEVPVVLLTLIVILVVVKPF
- a CDS encoding THUMP domain-containing class I SAM-dependent RNA methyltransferase; the protein is MTSYFCPCPRGMEAALAEELTEIAAAHSPTLKVHNQVPGGVHCSGTLVDAYRVNLHSRIASRVLMRMGQRSYNNENDIYDLVLEQPWEDWFGVEHTIRVDVTAVKSPLKSLEFTTLKIKDAICDRFRDMFNKRPSVDTREPDMRIVGFLDQRNFIIYLDTSGEALFKRGWREETGDAPLRENLAAGMLRVSGWKPGVPLFDPMCGSGTILIEAAQMVQGIPAGARRHFAFEKFHDFEREAWQEMKAAIKANPLPGEPTIFGSDISGDMVEMTRHNLKIAGIQFDVPLKQIEAQHVSPPVDGPGILLTNPPYGERIGVRGDSTMAPDEMAVSFYSALGTTLKQRFAGWTVFLFTADLSLPKLLRLKEARKTPFFNGALECRLFRFDMVAGYNRREEAKPKQSPQE